A single Thiohalobacter thiocyanaticus DNA region contains:
- a CDS encoding DNA-binding protein: MSLHADFSPIPLTPMVTIGVNPLRNEKRSTMPRSGIKLDDVKSAVSELERRGEAVTQLAVRQALGDTGSLTTIGAHLRTLREGRAEVQGPPRQIPSELTQAMEQSVTSLWTRAQELARADIEAIRQAAQGRVEAAEKELEALSAAFDKQQDHVDQMQTALDQLSVQLRSAEQVRAALEAENTSLKHINESLFGRLDSHTHAVETLMSKVSREVTSSDLEESS; encoded by the coding sequence ATGTCACTTCATGCAGATTTTTCCCCTATACCCCTTACCCCGATGGTTACCATCGGAGTAAACCCTTTACGTAACGAGAAGAGATCGACCATGCCGAGATCAGGAATCAAACTCGATGATGTTAAATCCGCAGTATCGGAATTGGAAAGAAGAGGCGAGGCTGTTACGCAGCTGGCTGTACGTCAGGCCCTTGGAGATACCGGGTCCTTAACAACGATAGGTGCTCATCTACGTACTCTGCGTGAGGGGCGAGCCGAAGTGCAGGGCCCACCTCGCCAAATTCCCTCCGAGCTAACGCAGGCCATGGAGCAGAGCGTAACAAGCCTTTGGACTCGGGCGCAGGAACTCGCACGCGCGGATATTGAGGCGATCCGTCAGGCAGCCCAAGGTCGAGTGGAAGCCGCCGAGAAGGAGCTGGAGGCGTTGAGCGCGGCCTTTGACAAGCAGCAGGATCATGTTGATCAAATGCAGACTGCCCTGGATCAGCTCTCTGTGCAACTCCGATCGGCCGAACAGGTGCGTGCTGCTCTGGAGGCAGAAAACACAAGCCTCAAGCATATCAACGAGTCGCTGTTTGGGAGACTCGACAGTCACACGCATGCAGTGGAAACCCTAATGTCCAA
- a CDS encoding helix-turn-helix domain-containing protein, translated as MELSEKSEDRDIEGWADRARTMLDRRGLTYDQIASALDVATRSAVGHYLSGRRQLSAMQAVALAQRLGCRVGWLLTGEQPIEPVENASDTNVSPEDLLAPLKALPADTFSAVANLVLSVSSASHYQGAVRKSKQQKKSES; from the coding sequence GTGGAACTCTCCGAAAAGAGCGAGGACCGCGATATTGAGGGGTGGGCGGATCGTGCCCGCACGATGCTCGACCGGCGTGGCCTCACCTATGATCAAATTGCGTCTGCTCTGGACGTTGCTACTCGCAGCGCGGTGGGGCACTACCTCTCAGGACGGCGCCAACTTTCAGCCATGCAGGCCGTTGCTCTGGCCCAGCGATTAGGATGCAGGGTGGGTTGGCTGCTCACTGGTGAGCAACCTATCGAACCGGTAGAGAATGCAAGCGACACGAATGTCTCGCCCGAGGACCTTCTTGCTCCTCTCAAGGCGCTTCCTGCGGACACGTTCAGCGCCGTAGCGAATCTGGTGTTGTCGGTTTCCAGTGCTTCGCACTACCAAGGTGCTGTCCGGAAATCTAAACAGCAGAAGAAAAGTGAGAGCTGA
- a CDS encoding IS3 family transposase (programmed frameshift) translates to MKKKRFTEAQIIGFLKEAEAGVPVKELCRKHGFSDASFYTWRAKYGGLEVTEAKRLKGLEQENARLKKLLAESLLDKEALEAAPAKKVLTPQAQREAVAVMRAETAISERRACALAGIYRSTLRYEPRQAAETTTLKARIIELAQERRRFGYRRIHALLRREGHEVNHKRVYRLYSAANLAVKRRKRRKGVMVPRESLVLPTRRNEVWSMDFVMDALANGRRIKILTVVDDCTKEAIDLAVDFGISGEYVTRILDQAARFRGYPKAIRTDQGPEFTGRALDQWAYEHGIQLKLIQPGKPTQNAFIESFNGRFRDECLNEHWFHTLSHARVVIQQWRTDYNEQRPHSMLGYRTPAEAAEELRS, encoded by the exons ATGAAGAAGAAGCGGTTTACCGAAGCGCAGATCATTGGATTTCTGAAGGAGGCCGAGGCCGGGGTGCCGGTCAAGGAGCTGTGCCGCAAGCACGGCTTCAGTGATGCCTCCTTCTACACCTGGCGGGCCAAGTATGGCGGCCTGGAGGTCACCGAGGCCAAGCGGCTCAAGGGCCTGGAGCAGGAGAACGCCCGGCTGAAGAAGCTGCTGGCCGAGTCGCTGCTCGACAAGGAGGCGCTGGAGGCCGCGC CTGCGAAAAAAGTATTGACCCCGCAGGCACAGCGAGAGGCCGTGGCGGTGATGCGGGCCGAGACCGCCATCTCCGAGCGACGCGCCTGTGCCCTGGCGGGGATCTACCGCAGCACGTTGCGCTATGAACCCCGGCAGGCAGCCGAGACGACTACGCTGAAGGCGCGCATCATCGAGTTGGCCCAGGAGCGGCGCCGGTTCGGCTATCGACGCATCCATGCGCTGTTGCGCCGGGAGGGCCATGAGGTCAACCACAAGCGCGTCTACCGGCTCTACAGCGCGGCCAACCTGGCGGTAAAGCGTCGTAAGCGGCGCAAAGGGGTGATGGTACCCCGAGAGTCTCTGGTGCTGCCGACGCGGCGCAACGAGGTCTGGTCGATGGATTTTGTCATGGATGCGTTGGCCAACGGGCGGCGGATCAAGATCCTGACTGTGGTCGACGATTGCACCAAGGAGGCCATCGATCTGGCGGTGGATTTCGGGATCTCGGGCGAGTATGTCACCCGCATCCTGGATCAGGCGGCGCGGTTTCGAGGCTATCCGAAGGCCATCCGCACCGACCAGGGGCCGGAGTTTACCGGCCGGGCACTGGACCAATGGGCCTATGAGCATGGCATTCAGCTGAAGCTGATCCAGCCCGGCAAACCGACCCAGAATGCGTTTATCGAAAGCTTCAACGGTCGATTCCGGGACGAATGCCTGAACGAGCACTGGTTCCATACCCTGAGTCATGCCCGGGTTGTGATCCAGCAGTGGCGAACCGATTACAACGAGCAGCGGCCTCACTCCATGCTCGGCTACCGGACCCCGGCTGAGGCAGCTGAAGAGTTACGATCTTAA
- a CDS encoding Lon protease family protein, which translates to MTTSPTPLPAAQLCALCDPQQFDFHTTDDLEPLSGMVGQTRALEAIRFGVGIDNHGYNLFVLGPPGVGKQTAVHNFLREAAAAAPDPQDICYVNNFTDSYQPHLIRLPAGMGARFRREMLHLLEELRGALPSAFESEEYQHALKRIEDEFDQREQRAMREFAARSESQQVKLIQRPGEFTFAPIYEDRILDAEGFSKLPRDEQQRIERIIRRLEQELQDLLQSTLPQWRRERRERLRQLNYEFTRQAVGGYIDSIRNTYKSFPAIQAHLDAVEQDVIENVGLFLRQEDGGMTPEEFMHGPLKRYGVNLLVEHEEGQGAPVVYADNPTYGQLFGRIEHVAQMGALMTDFTLIRAGDLHRANGGYLVIDARRLLLQPFAWETLKRVLETHELKIESLGQSLNLISTVSLEPEPVPVNLKIVLLGDRLLYYLLYEYDPDFGELFKVAADFEDDIERSPENFELFARLIATLARKHQLRPLDREAVAAMIDYSAREAADHARLSMHMRSIADLMQEAAYFTARRNADTVSAEDVRTAFTARIERVDRLRDRMLEEIRKGVVHIDTEGSQVGQVNGLTVLEPGNFRFSLPVRITAVTRLGEGEVVNIEREVEMSGPIHSKGVFILSSYVGMRFLPDQPLSLTASLAFEQSYAGIEGDSASLAELCALLSSLARLGLRQDLALTGSVDQYGNVQAIGAVNEKIEGFFDLCQARGLTGRQGVIIPASNVAHLMLKPEVVAAAERGEFAVYPVAHVDAALELLTGLPAGTADDNGLFAEGSVNRAIQERLAEFVAIRQAFGQHRDEPEPEVPSLPSGADND; encoded by the coding sequence ATGACGACAAGCCCGACGCCCCTGCCCGCCGCGCAGCTGTGTGCCCTGTGTGATCCGCAGCAGTTCGACTTCCACACCACGGACGACCTGGAGCCGCTCAGCGGTATGGTCGGTCAGACGCGGGCGCTGGAGGCGATCCGCTTCGGCGTGGGCATCGACAACCATGGCTACAACCTGTTCGTGCTGGGCCCGCCCGGCGTGGGCAAGCAGACGGCCGTGCACAATTTCCTGCGCGAAGCGGCCGCTGCCGCGCCGGACCCGCAGGACATCTGCTACGTCAACAATTTCACCGACAGCTACCAGCCGCACCTGATCCGGCTGCCGGCCGGCATGGGCGCGCGCTTTCGTCGCGAGATGCTGCACCTGCTCGAGGAGTTGCGCGGGGCCCTGCCCTCGGCCTTCGAGAGCGAGGAGTACCAGCATGCGCTCAAGCGCATCGAGGACGAGTTCGATCAGCGTGAGCAGCGCGCCATGCGCGAATTCGCCGCGCGCAGCGAGTCGCAGCAGGTCAAGCTGATCCAGCGCCCGGGCGAGTTCACCTTCGCGCCGATCTACGAGGACAGGATCCTCGATGCCGAGGGCTTCTCCAAGCTGCCCAGGGACGAGCAGCAGCGCATCGAGCGCATCATCCGGCGACTGGAACAGGAACTGCAGGACCTGCTGCAGAGCACCCTGCCGCAATGGCGGCGCGAGCGGCGTGAACGCCTGCGCCAGCTCAATTACGAGTTCACCCGCCAGGCCGTGGGCGGCTACATCGATTCCATCCGCAATACCTACAAGAGCTTCCCCGCCATCCAGGCCCACCTGGACGCAGTCGAGCAGGACGTGATCGAGAACGTCGGCCTGTTCCTGCGCCAGGAGGACGGGGGCATGACGCCCGAGGAGTTCATGCACGGGCCGCTCAAGCGCTATGGCGTGAACCTGCTGGTCGAGCACGAGGAGGGGCAGGGCGCGCCGGTGGTCTATGCCGACAATCCCACCTATGGCCAGCTGTTCGGGCGCATCGAGCATGTGGCCCAGATGGGCGCGCTGATGACGGATTTCACCCTCATCCGTGCCGGCGATCTGCACCGGGCCAACGGCGGCTATCTCGTGATCGACGCCCGCCGGCTGCTGCTGCAGCCCTTCGCCTGGGAGACCCTCAAACGGGTGCTGGAGACCCATGAACTGAAGATCGAATCCCTCGGGCAGTCCCTGAACCTGATCAGCACCGTCTCGCTGGAGCCCGAACCGGTGCCGGTGAATCTCAAGATCGTGCTGCTGGGCGACCGGCTGCTGTACTACCTGCTGTATGAATACGATCCCGACTTCGGGGAGCTGTTCAAGGTCGCGGCCGATTTCGAGGACGACATCGAGCGCAGCCCGGAGAACTTTGAGTTGTTCGCGCGGCTGATCGCCACCCTGGCGCGCAAGCACCAGCTGCGGCCGCTCGATCGCGAAGCGGTGGCGGCGATGATCGACTACAGTGCGCGCGAGGCCGCCGATCACGCGCGCCTGTCCATGCACATGCGCAGCATCGCCGATCTGATGCAGGAGGCCGCCTACTTCACCGCCCGGCGCAACGCCGACACCGTCAGCGCCGAGGATGTGCGTACCGCGTTCACTGCCCGCATCGAGCGCGTGGACCGGCTGCGCGACCGCATGCTGGAGGAGATCCGCAAGGGCGTGGTGCATATCGATACCGAGGGCAGCCAGGTGGGCCAGGTCAACGGCCTGACCGTGCTGGAGCCGGGCAACTTCCGTTTCAGCCTGCCGGTGCGCATCACCGCGGTGACCCGCCTGGGCGAGGGCGAGGTGGTGAACATCGAACGCGAGGTCGAGATGAGCGGGCCGATCCATTCCAAGGGCGTGTTCATCCTGTCCAGCTATGTGGGCATGCGCTTTCTGCCGGACCAGCCGCTGTCGCTGACCGCCAGCCTGGCCTTCGAGCAGTCCTACGCCGGCATCGAGGGCGACAGCGCCTCCCTGGCCGAACTGTGCGCACTGCTGTCCTCGCTGGCCCGGCTCGGCCTGCGTCAGGACCTGGCCCTGACCGGCTCGGTGGACCAGTACGGCAACGTCCAGGCCATCGGCGCCGTGAACGAGAAGATCGAGGGCTTCTTCGACCTGTGCCAGGCCCGCGGCCTGACCGGGCGCCAGGGCGTGATCATCCCGGCCAGCAACGTGGCGCACCTGATGCTCAAGCCCGAGGTGGTGGCCGCGGCCGAACGCGGCGAGTTCGCCGTCTATCCGGTCGCGCATGTGGATGCCGCCCTGGAACTGCTCACCGGCCTGCCTGCCGGCACGGCCGATGACAACGGCCTGTTCGCCGAGGGCAGTGTGAACCGCGCTATCCAGGAACGGCTGGCCGAGTTCGTCGCCATCCGCCAGGCCTTCGGCCAGCACAGGGACGAACCCGAGCCGGAGGTGCCCAGCCTCCCCTCCGGGGCCGACAACGACTGA
- a CDS encoding protein-L-isoaspartate(D-aspartate) O-methyltransferase, giving the protein MTDTALNQARARLLREIEQEFAYTGAMTGCPQLDPRVRAALEAVPREHFIPAHLRHQAYGNHPLPIGDGQTISQPYIVALMSQCLALTPHSRVLEIGTGSGYQAAILARLAAQVYSVETVAALGRLAQERLQALGLDNVHTRIGNGRLGWPEAAPFDGVMITAACERVPPALLEQLAPAGRLIAPIGGTFSQELMLYRKAADGRISSEDLLPVMFVPLVDRDGGEPQGAAADD; this is encoded by the coding sequence ATGACAGACACCGCCCTGAATCAGGCCCGGGCCCGGCTGCTGCGCGAGATCGAGCAGGAGTTCGCCTATACCGGCGCAATGACCGGCTGCCCGCAGCTGGACCCGCGGGTGCGGGCCGCGCTGGAGGCGGTGCCGCGCGAACATTTCATCCCCGCCCACCTGCGCCACCAGGCCTACGGCAACCACCCGCTGCCGATCGGCGACGGCCAGACCATTTCCCAGCCCTACATCGTCGCCCTGATGAGTCAGTGCCTGGCCCTGACGCCGCACTCCCGGGTGCTGGAGATCGGCACCGGCTCCGGCTACCAGGCCGCCATCCTGGCCCGGCTGGCCGCGCAGGTGTACAGCGTGGAGACGGTCGCCGCGCTCGGCCGCCTGGCACAGGAGCGACTGCAGGCGCTCGGCCTGGACAATGTGCACACCCGCATCGGCAACGGCCGTCTGGGCTGGCCGGAGGCCGCGCCCTTCGACGGCGTCATGATCACCGCCGCCTGCGAGCGCGTGCCGCCTGCCCTGCTGGAACAGCTGGCCCCGGCGGGACGCCTGATTGCGCCGATAGGCGGGACCTTCAGCCAGGAACTGATGCTCTATCGGAAGGCCGCCGATGGCCGGATCAGCAGCGAGGACCTGCTGCCGGTGATGTTCGTGCCGCTGGTCGACCGGGATGGCGGCGAACCGCAGGGGGCGGCTGCCGATGACTGA
- a CDS encoding archease, with the protein MTDSSTVDAAWEHFQHGADIGIRGVGATPAAAFSMAGLALTAVITRPETVQARQSLTLACQAPDLDFLFLDWINALVYAMATEGLLFARYEVAIDNGRLQATAWGEPVDRARHQPAVEVKGATLTALEVRQLADGRWLAQCVVDV; encoded by the coding sequence ATGACTGACAGCAGCACTGTCGACGCCGCCTGGGAACATTTCCAGCATGGCGCCGACATCGGCATCCGCGGCGTCGGCGCCACCCCGGCCGCGGCCTTCAGCATGGCGGGGCTCGCCCTGACCGCCGTGATCACCCGGCCCGAAACCGTGCAGGCGAGGCAGTCACTCACCCTCGCCTGCCAGGCCCCGGACCTGGACTTTCTGTTCCTGGACTGGATCAACGCCCTGGTCTATGCCATGGCCACCGAAGGGCTGCTGTTCGCCCGCTACGAGGTCGCCATCGACAACGGCAGGCTGCAGGCCACGGCCTGGGGCGAGCCGGTGGACCGGGCCCGGCACCAGCCCGCGGTGGAGGTCAAGGGCGCGACCCTGACCGCGCTGGAGGTGCGGCAGCTTGCCGACGGCCGCTGGCTGGCGCAGTGCGTGGTGGATGTCTAG
- a CDS encoding RtcB family protein — protein sequence MDPDRFTQLDATTWQIPQQGNMRVPGILYADRQLISDMDAKVWEQLTNVAALPGIVQAAYAMPDAHWGYGFPIGGVAAFDPDQGGVVSAGGVGFDISCGVRTLTTGLSVDELQPHRETLADFLLYRIPAGVGSTGRIRLKDAEMTAMLEGGADWAVRQGYGRREDLERIEEHGRMAGAVPEAVSERARKRQRDEMGTLGSGNHYLEVQAVSEIYDPEAATAFGLQPDAVVVSIHCGSRGLGHQIGTEFLREMALSAQQYHIRLPDRELACAPLNSPLGERYLGAMRAGINCALANRQILTHLTRDVFAHVLPEADLQLIYDVSHNTCKEETHTVGGEKRRLFVHRKGATRALGPGHPDLPEAFLDSGQPVLIGGSMGTASYVLAGMATSEGRSFASACHGAGRAMSRHQATKRWRGEDLIDELAGRGIIIRSHSYRGVAEEAPGAYKDVSAVVEAAEQAGLARKVARLRPLICIKG from the coding sequence ATGGACCCCGACCGCTTCACCCAACTCGACGCCACCACCTGGCAGATCCCGCAGCAGGGCAACATGCGGGTGCCGGGCATTCTGTATGCCGACCGGCAGCTCATCAGCGACATGGACGCCAAGGTCTGGGAACAGCTGACCAATGTCGCCGCCCTGCCCGGCATCGTGCAGGCCGCCTACGCCATGCCGGACGCGCACTGGGGCTACGGCTTTCCCATCGGCGGCGTGGCCGCCTTCGATCCCGACCAGGGCGGCGTGGTCTCGGCCGGCGGCGTGGGCTTCGACATCTCCTGCGGCGTGCGCACCCTGACCACCGGCCTGAGCGTGGACGAACTGCAGCCGCACCGCGAGACCCTGGCCGACTTCCTGCTCTACCGCATCCCCGCCGGCGTGGGCAGCACCGGCCGCATCCGGCTCAAGGACGCGGAGATGACCGCCATGCTCGAAGGCGGCGCCGACTGGGCGGTACGCCAGGGCTACGGCCGGCGCGAGGACCTGGAGCGGATAGAGGAACACGGCCGCATGGCCGGCGCCGTGCCCGAGGCCGTCTCCGAACGCGCCCGCAAGCGCCAGCGCGACGAGATGGGCACCCTGGGCTCGGGCAATCACTACCTGGAAGTGCAGGCGGTGAGTGAGATCTACGACCCCGAGGCGGCCACGGCCTTCGGGCTGCAGCCTGATGCCGTGGTGGTCAGCATCCACTGCGGCTCGCGCGGGCTGGGCCACCAGATCGGCACCGAGTTCCTGCGTGAAATGGCCTTGAGCGCCCAGCAGTATCACATCCGCCTGCCCGACCGGGAACTAGCCTGCGCCCCGCTGAACTCGCCGCTGGGGGAACGCTACCTGGGCGCGATGCGCGCCGGCATCAACTGCGCCCTGGCCAACCGCCAGATACTCACCCACCTCACCCGCGACGTGTTCGCGCACGTGCTGCCCGAGGCCGATCTGCAGCTGATCTATGACGTCTCCCACAATACCTGCAAGGAGGAGACGCACACGGTCGGCGGTGAAAAGCGCCGCCTGTTCGTGCACCGCAAGGGCGCGACCCGGGCGCTGGGGCCCGGTCACCCCGACCTGCCGGAGGCGTTTCTGGACAGCGGCCAGCCGGTGCTGATCGGCGGCTCCATGGGCACCGCCTCCTATGTACTGGCCGGCATGGCGACCAGCGAGGGCAGGTCCTTCGCCTCCGCCTGCCACGGCGCCGGCCGCGCCATGAGTCGGCACCAGGCCACCAAGCGCTGGCGCGGCGAAGACCTGATCGACGAACTGGCCGGCCGGGGGATTATCATTCGCAGCCACTCCTACCGCGGCGTGGCCGAGGAGGCCCCGGGCGCCTACAAGGATGTCAGCGCCGTGGTCGAGGCCGCCGAGCAGGCCGGCCTGGCACGCAAGGTGGCACGGCTGCGGCCGTTGATCTGTATCAAGGGCTAG
- the polX gene encoding DNA polymerase/3'-5' exonuclease PolX, which produces MPSDNEQIAEIFDEIADLLEIEGDNPFRIRAYRTAARNLRALNKDVRRMREAGEDLTDFPGIGKDLAAKIEEILDTGRCRALEKLRRKVPPDLGELLRLPGIGPKRVHALYHELDIQNLEQLQRAARDGEIRELSGFGPKTEARLLEAVEKHRDSERRFKLAEAARYAEPLQAWLEGGKNIEQVVIAGSYRRAKETVGDLDILVIARDGRQAIQHFTHYEDVDTVVSSGSTRATVILSNGLQVDLRVVPKVSYGAALHYFTGSKAHNIAVRRIAQKKGWKINEYGLYEGDKRIAGETEASLFKQLGLAYIEPELRENRGEIEAAREDKLPKLIKLTDLRGDLHCHTRASDGQGSLRAMAEAARDRGLDYLAITEHSKHLAVAHGLDSDRLLKQVDAIAELNDILDGITLLSGIEVDILEDGSLDLPDEVLDRLDLVIGAVHSQFNLSRKQQTERILRAMDSPHFTLLAHPSGRLIDKREPYAVDMERIIHQAAQRGCYLELNANPDRLDLLDSHCRLAKEEGVLVSINSDAHSPAAFEHLRFGIGQARRGWLEKDDVLNTRSLTALRKLLKQTRQ; this is translated from the coding sequence ATGCCCTCCGACAACGAACAGATCGCGGAAATCTTCGACGAAATCGCCGACCTGCTGGAGATCGAGGGCGACAACCCCTTCCGTATCCGCGCCTACCGCACTGCCGCCCGCAACCTGCGCGCGCTGAACAAGGACGTGCGCCGGATGCGCGAGGCCGGCGAGGACCTGACCGACTTCCCCGGCATCGGCAAGGACCTGGCCGCCAAGATCGAGGAGATCCTGGACACCGGCCGCTGCCGCGCCCTGGAGAAGCTGCGCAGGAAGGTGCCGCCCGATCTGGGTGAGTTGCTGCGCCTGCCCGGTATCGGTCCGAAGCGGGTCCATGCCCTGTACCACGAGCTCGATATCCAGAACCTGGAGCAGCTGCAGCGCGCCGCCCGTGACGGCGAGATCCGCGAATTGTCGGGCTTCGGCCCCAAGACCGAGGCGCGCCTCCTGGAGGCGGTGGAAAAGCACCGCGACAGCGAACGCCGCTTCAAGCTGGCCGAGGCGGCGCGTTACGCCGAACCGCTCCAGGCCTGGCTGGAGGGTGGCAAGAACATCGAGCAGGTGGTCATCGCCGGCAGCTACCGGCGGGCGAAGGAGACGGTCGGCGATCTGGATATCCTGGTGATCGCCCGCGACGGCAGGCAGGCCATTCAGCACTTCACCCACTATGAGGATGTCGACACCGTCGTCTCCAGCGGCAGCACCCGCGCCACCGTCATTCTCAGCAACGGCCTGCAGGTGGACCTGCGGGTGGTGCCGAAGGTCAGCTACGGCGCGGCCCTGCACTACTTCACCGGCAGCAAGGCGCACAACATCGCCGTGCGGCGCATCGCCCAGAAGAAGGGTTGGAAGATCAACGAATACGGCCTGTACGAGGGCGACAAACGCATCGCCGGTGAAACCGAGGCCAGTCTGTTCAAGCAGCTGGGGCTGGCGTATATCGAGCCCGAACTGCGCGAGAACCGCGGCGAGATCGAGGCCGCGCGCGAGGATAAATTACCGAAGCTGATCAAACTCACCGACCTGCGCGGCGACCTGCACTGTCACACCCGCGCCAGCGACGGTCAGGGCTCGCTCAGGGCCATGGCCGAGGCCGCACGCGACCGGGGCCTGGACTACCTGGCCATCACCGAGCACTCCAAGCACCTCGCCGTCGCCCATGGCCTGGACAGCGACCGGCTGCTGAAACAGGTCGACGCCATCGCCGAGTTGAACGACATCCTCGACGGCATCACCCTGCTCAGCGGCATCGAGGTGGACATCCTGGAGGACGGCAGCCTGGACCTGCCGGATGAGGTACTGGACAGACTGGATCTGGTGATCGGTGCCGTGCACAGCCAGTTCAACCTGAGCCGGAAACAACAGACCGAACGCATCCTGCGCGCCATGGACAGCCCGCACTTCACCCTGCTCGCGCACCCCAGCGGCCGGCTGATCGACAAACGCGAACCCTACGCCGTGGACATGGAACGCATCATCCACCAGGCCGCCCAGCGCGGCTGCTACCTGGAACTGAATGCCAACCCGGACCGGTTGGATCTGCTCGACAGCCACTGCCGGCTGGCGAAGGAGGAAGGGGTGCTGGTGAGCATCAACTCGGACGCGCACAGCCCGGCGGCCTTCGAGCACCTGCGCTTCGGCATCGGCCAGGCCCGGCGCGGCTGGCTGGAGAAGGACGACGTGCTCAACACCCGGTCATTGACCGCATTGCGCAAGCTGCTCAAACAAACCAGACAGTAG
- a CDS encoding ketose-bisphosphate aldolase, with the protein MALVNMKDMLVHAHRNGYAVGAFDLVSLDFLQGILDGAERCEAPVILSLAESHFEYFDFEIIMPAVEAAARRANVPVAIHLDHGASLESAIAGIRLGCNGVMVDASTQPFEDNVNYTRRIVDMAHGCGVPVEGELGYVAGVEGEDAERHPGEVIYTSVEEASEYVERSGVDFLAVSIGTVHGRMRGEPQLDIERLGRINQALGIPLVIHGGTGLSDAQFTALIENGVTKINYYTALSDAAARRIRANADADSGCGYTGLVKGAAAAIQEEVERCIRLWGSAGRAEAVLAEAAPWQEVEHVIVYNTEGADAQQVDELMAIGRDTLGQIPGVRRVFTGHALAEDAKYRHCWVVRFAHAEVVDSYRHHPDHQAYADTHFRPVAGDRISIDFEDAG; encoded by the coding sequence ATGGCCCTGGTGAACATGAAAGACATGCTCGTGCATGCCCACCGCAACGGCTATGCCGTCGGTGCCTTCGACCTGGTCAGCCTGGACTTTCTGCAGGGGATCCTCGACGGGGCCGAGCGCTGCGAGGCCCCGGTGATCCTGAGCCTGGCCGAATCCCACTTCGAGTATTTCGACTTCGAGATCATCATGCCCGCGGTCGAGGCCGCGGCGCGGCGCGCCAACGTGCCCGTGGCCATCCATCTGGATCACGGCGCCTCGCTGGAGAGCGCCATTGCCGGCATCCGCCTGGGCTGCAACGGCGTCATGGTGGATGCCTCCACCCAGCCGTTCGAGGACAACGTCAACTATACCCGCCGGATCGTCGACATGGCGCACGGTTGCGGGGTGCCGGTGGAGGGCGAACTGGGCTATGTCGCCGGGGTGGAAGGCGAGGACGCCGAGCGCCACCCGGGCGAGGTGATCTACACCTCGGTGGAGGAGGCCAGCGAATACGTCGAGCGCAGCGGGGTGGACTTCCTGGCCGTGTCCATCGGCACCGTGCACGGCCGCATGCGCGGCGAGCCGCAGCTGGACATCGAGCGTCTGGGCCGGATCAATCAGGCCCTGGGCATCCCCCTGGTGATCCACGGCGGCACCGGGCTGAGCGACGCCCAGTTCACTGCCCTGATCGAGAACGGTGTGACCAAGATCAATTATTACACTGCCCTGTCCGATGCCGCCGCCCGCCGCATCCGCGCCAATGCCGATGCCGACAGTGGCTGCGGCTACACCGGTCTGGTCAAGGGGGCGGCCGCGGCCATCCAGGAGGAGGTCGAGCGCTGCATCCGGCTGTGGGGCAGCGCCGGCCGCGCCGAGGCCGTGCTGGCCGAGGCCGCCCCCTGGCAGGAGGTCGAGCATGTGATCGTGTACAACACCGAGGGTGCCGATGCCCAGCAGGTCGATGAACTGATGGCCATCGGCCGCGACACCCTGGGGCAGATTCCCGGTGTGCGGCGGGTGTTCACCGGCCACGCCCTGGCCGAGGACGCGAAATACCGCCACTGCTGGGTGGTGCGTTTCGCCCATGCCGAGGTGGTGGACAGCTACAGGCACCACCCCGACCACCAGGCCTATGCCGACACCCATTTCCGCCCCGTGGCGGGCGACCGCATCAGCATCGATTTCGAGGATGCGGGCTGA
- a CDS encoding host attachment protein, whose translation MSRTWIVVAESSRAKIYEAANAGADLVEREDLVHPEGRLHERDLVSDRPGHDSGTAGSGPHVLDESTSAHVEEMQKFAREIAARLEQGLNDKAYDRLVLVAPPKFLGVLRDVLAQGVAATVAETLHKNLVQHGAEEVREHVQALL comes from the coding sequence ATGAGTCGAACCTGGATAGTGGTGGCCGAGAGCAGCCGGGCGAAGATCTACGAGGCCGCGAACGCGGGGGCGGATCTGGTCGAGCGCGAGGACCTGGTGCATCCGGAAGGCCGGCTGCATGAACGCGATCTGGTGAGCGACCGGCCCGGCCATGACAGCGGTACGGCCGGCAGTGGACCGCATGTGCTGGACGAGTCCACATCGGCGCATGTCGAGGAGATGCAGAAGTTCGCCCGCGAGATCGCCGCCAGGCTGGAGCAGGGTCTGAACGACAAGGCCTATGACCGGCTGGTGCTGGTCGCACCGCCGAAGTTCCTCGGCGTACTGCGGGATGTACTCGCACAGGGCGTAGCGGCTACCGTAGCCGAGACCCTGCACAAGAATCTGGTGCAGCATGGCGCCGAAGAGGTGCGTGAGCACGTCCAGGCACTACTGTAA